The genomic stretch CCGGATCGGCGGCCTCATGCTGCTCCTGCTGCCGTTCGTCGTGCTGTGCGCGGTCTACTTCACGGGATCGTCGCTGCGGCTCGCCGCCAACCCCGACGACAAGCTGCTCCCGAGCGCCGCGCAAATGAGCGATGCGGTGAAGTCCGTCGCGTTCACCGAAGACCGGCGCACCGGCGAGTACCTGCTGTGGGACGACACGCTCTCCAGCCTGCGGCGGCTCGGCATCGGCCTCGTGGTGAGCGCCGTGATCGCGCTGGTGGCCGCCATCGCCACGGGCGCGCTGCCGCTCGTGAGCGCGACGCTCTCGCCGTTCATCACCGTGGTCTCGATGGTGCCGCCGCTCGCCGTGCTGCCGATCCTCTTCATCGTGTTCGGGCTCGACGAGTTGTCGAAGGTCGTGCTCATCGTGATCGGCATCACGCCGATGATGATTCGCGATCTGCACGCGCGCAGCGCCGAGATTCCCGCCGAGCTGTGGGTCAAGGCGCAGACGCTCGGCGCGACCAGCTGGACGCTGATCCTGCGTCTCGTGCTGCCGCAATTGCTACCGCGCCTGCTGGTGGCGTTGCGGCTCTCGCTGGGCGCGGCGTGGCTCTTTCTGATCGCGGCCGAAGCGATCGCGTCCACCGACGGCCTCGGCTATCGCATCTTCCTCGTGCGCCGTTATTTGTCGATGGATCTGATCCTGCCGTACGTGGCCTGGATCACGCTGCTCGCGTGGCTCACCGACGAGCTGCTGCGCCGCCTCACGCAATGGTGTTTCCCGTGGTACGGCGGAGGCGCGCGATGATCGAAGTCCGCAACGTCTGGAAGGAATACGGCGAACAGGTCGTGCTCGAACGCCTGAATCTCACCGTGCGCGAAGGCGAATTCTGTTCGATGGTGGGCGCCTCGGGCTGCGGCAAGTCCACGTTCCTGCGCCTGCTGCTCGGCCAGGAACGCGCCACGCGCGGCGAGATCCGGCTCGACGGCGCGCCGCTGCCCGCCGAACCCGACGCGCATCGCGGCGTCGTGTTTCAGCGCTACTCGGTGTTCGATCATCTGAGCGTGCTGCGCAACGTCATGCTCGGGCTGGAGTTGCCGCGCGCGAAGTTCACGGGGCGCCTCTTTGGCGCGCAACGGCGCGCCGCACGCGACGAGGCCGCGGCGATGCTCGAACGCGTGGGCCTAGGCGCGGCGCTGGAGAAGTATCCGCAGCAGCTCTCGGGCGGCATGCAGCAGCGTCTCGCCATCGCCCAGGCGCTGATGATGAAGCCGCGCGTGCTGCTGCTCGACGAACCGTTCGGCGCGCTCGATCCCGGCATTCGCCGCGACATGCACGTGCTGCTCGCGGAGCTATGGCGCGAAGCGAAGCTCACGATCTTCATGGTCACGCACGACCTGAAGGAGGGCTTCACGCTCGGCAGCCGCGTGCTCGTGTTCGACAAGGTGCGCGTCGATCCGCAGGCGCCCGGCGCGTACGGCGCGCGCATCACCTACGACATTCCCCTCGATCGCAGCCGCGCTTCGGCCTCCGCCCTTCACCTGGCGCAGGCGGCCGTGCGCGGCGCATCGGCAATCGAACGGGTCTCCGCGTGACGGAACCCGGTTGAAGGAACCCTCATGACCTTGCTGCTCGAAGAAACCGTACCCGGAGGCGGCCACGCCTCGCTCATCGTCAAGCGCGGCCAGTCGCTGCGCGTAACCGACCTGCGCGGCGGCGCGAACGTCAGCGTGATGATGGTCAACGCCGCCGAAAAGAGCGAACGGCTCAATCTGCCCGATTCGCTCAAGTGCCAGCACACGGCGAAGCTCACGGCGGGCCACTGCCTCTACTCCGACATGGGCCGCGTGCTCGCCGCCATCGTCGCGGATACCTGCGGCTGGCACGACAGCCTCGGCGGCGTCTCGAACGCGCAGGAAGTGTTCGAACGCTACGGCGCGGGCCGCTACCAGGAACTGCGCAACGGCTTCTACCGCAACGGCACCGACAACCTGCTCGTCGAGATGGGCAAATGGGGACTCGGCATGACCGACCTGATGATGACGCTCAATCTGTTCAGCCGCGTCGACGTCACGAGCGAAGGCGCGCTCAGCTTCGTGCCGGGCAATT from Paraburkholderia acidisoli encodes the following:
- a CDS encoding ABC transporter permease, encoding MRLINRHPSRIGGLMLLLLPFVVLCAVYFTGSSLRLAANPDDKLLPSAAQMSDAVKSVAFTEDRRTGEYLLWDDTLSSLRRLGIGLVVSAVIALVAAIATGALPLVSATLSPFITVVSMVPPLAVLPILFIVFGLDELSKVVLIVIGITPMMIRDLHARSAEIPAELWVKAQTLGATSWTLILRLVLPQLLPRLLVALRLSLGAAWLFLIAAEAIASTDGLGYRIFLVRRYLSMDLILPYVAWITLLAWLTDELLRRLTQWCFPWYGGGAR
- a CDS encoding ABC transporter ATP-binding protein produces the protein MIEVRNVWKEYGEQVVLERLNLTVREGEFCSMVGASGCGKSTFLRLLLGQERATRGEIRLDGAPLPAEPDAHRGVVFQRYSVFDHLSVLRNVMLGLELPRAKFTGRLFGAQRRAARDEAAAMLERVGLGAALEKYPQQLSGGMQQRLAIAQALMMKPRVLLLDEPFGALDPGIRRDMHVLLAELWREAKLTIFMVTHDLKEGFTLGSRVLVFDKVRVDPQAPGAYGARITYDIPLDRSRASASALHLAQAAVRGASAIERVSA
- a CDS encoding urea amidolyase associated protein UAAP1, producing the protein MTLLLEETVPGGGHASLIVKRGQSLRVTDLRGGANVSVMMVNAAEKSERLNLPDSLKCQHTAKLTAGHCLYSDMGRVLAAIVADTCGWHDSLGGVSNAQEVFERYGAGRYQELRNGFYRNGTDNLLVEMGKWGLGMTDLMMTLNLFSRVDVTSEGALSFVPGNSQAGDYVDLYAPMNTLVVLTAIQHPLDPNADYAPQPVKLELSVAQPDVAEICRTACEENVRGFLNTERFFL